A section of the Papio anubis isolate 15944 chromosome 4, Panubis1.0, whole genome shotgun sequence genome encodes:
- the ICOSLG gene encoding ICOS ligand isoform X4 — MARSIGVLRGICCPRQEHQPQQDLKQEELSPGLLLLLFSSLRADTQEKEVRAMVGSDVELSCACPEGSRFDLNDVYVYWQTSESKTVVTYHIPQNSSLDNVDSHYRNRALMSPAGMQRGDFSLRLFNVTPQDEQKFHCLVLSQSLGFQEVLSVVVTLHVAANFSVPVVSAPHSPSQDELTFTCTSINGYPRPNVYWINKTDNSLLDQALQNDTVFLNTRGLYDVVSVLRIAWTPSLNIGCCIENVLLRQNLTVGSQTGNNIGERDKITENPVSTREKTEVTWSVLAVLCLLVAVAVAIGWVCRDRWLRRSYAA; from the exons ATGGCCAGGAGCATTGGAGTCTTGAGGGGAATTTGCTGCCCAAGGCAGGAGCACCAGCCGCAGCAGGATCTGAAACAGGAGGAGCTCAG TCCTGGACTGCTCCTCCTGCTCTTCAGCAGCCTTCGAGCCG ATACTCAGGAGAAGGAAGTCAGAGCGATGGTGGGCAGCGACGTGGAGCTCAGCTGCGCGTGCCCCGAAGGAAGCCGTTTTGATTTAAATGACGTTTACGTATACTGGCAAACCAGCGAGTCGAAAACCGTGGTGACTTACCACATCCCGCAGAACAGCTCCTTGGACAACGTGGACAGCCACTACCGGAACCGGGCCCTGATGTCACCGGCCGGCATGCAGCGGGGCGACTTCTCCCTACGCTTGTTCAACGTCACCCCCCAGGATGAGCAGAAGTTTCACTGCCTGGTGTTGAGCCAATCCCTGGGATTCCAGGAGGTGCTGAGCGTTGTGGTCACACTGCATGTGGCAG caaacttcagCGTGCCTGTTGTCAGCGCCCCCCACAGCCCCTCCCAGGATGAGCTCACCTTCACGTGTACATCCATAAACGGCTACCCCAGGCCCAACGTGTATTGGATCAACAAGACGGACAACAGCCTGCTGGACCAGGCTCTGCAGAATGACACTGTCTTCTTGAACACGCGGGGCTTGTACGACGTGGTCAGTGTGCTGCGGATCGCGTGGACCCCCAGCTTGAACATCGGCTGCTGCATAGAGAACGTGCTTCTGCGGCAGAACCTGACTGTCGGCAGCCAAACAG GAAACAACATCGGAGAGAGAGACAAGATCACAGAGAATCCAGTCAGTACCCGCGAGAAGACCGAGGTCACGTGGAGCGTCCTGGCTGTCCTGTGCCTGCTTGTGGCCGTGGCGGTGGCCATAGGCTGGGTGTGCAGGGACCGATGGCTCCGCCGCAGCTATGCAG CTTGA
- the ICOSLG gene encoding ICOS ligand isoform X3, whose amino-acid sequence MARSIGVLRGICCPRQEHQPQQDLKQEELSPGLLLLLFSSLRADTQEKEVRAMVGSDVELSCACPEGSRFDLNDVYVYWQTSESKTVVTYHIPQNSSLDNVDSHYRNRALMSPAGMQRGDFSLRLFNVTPQDEQKFHCLVLSQSLGFQEVLSVVVTLHVAANFSVPVVSAPHSPSQDELTFTCTSINGYPRPNVYWINKTDNSLLDQALQNDTVFLNTRGLYDVVSVLRIAWTPSLNIGCCIENVLLRQNLTVGSQTGNNIGERDKITENPVSTREKTEVTWSVLAVLCLLVAVAVAIGWVCRDRWLRRSYAGVWAVRPEPELAGQVSPSR is encoded by the exons ATGGCCAGGAGCATTGGAGTCTTGAGGGGAATTTGCTGCCCAAGGCAGGAGCACCAGCCGCAGCAGGATCTGAAACAGGAGGAGCTCAG TCCTGGACTGCTCCTCCTGCTCTTCAGCAGCCTTCGAGCCG ATACTCAGGAGAAGGAAGTCAGAGCGATGGTGGGCAGCGACGTGGAGCTCAGCTGCGCGTGCCCCGAAGGAAGCCGTTTTGATTTAAATGACGTTTACGTATACTGGCAAACCAGCGAGTCGAAAACCGTGGTGACTTACCACATCCCGCAGAACAGCTCCTTGGACAACGTGGACAGCCACTACCGGAACCGGGCCCTGATGTCACCGGCCGGCATGCAGCGGGGCGACTTCTCCCTACGCTTGTTCAACGTCACCCCCCAGGATGAGCAGAAGTTTCACTGCCTGGTGTTGAGCCAATCCCTGGGATTCCAGGAGGTGCTGAGCGTTGTGGTCACACTGCATGTGGCAG caaacttcagCGTGCCTGTTGTCAGCGCCCCCCACAGCCCCTCCCAGGATGAGCTCACCTTCACGTGTACATCCATAAACGGCTACCCCAGGCCCAACGTGTATTGGATCAACAAGACGGACAACAGCCTGCTGGACCAGGCTCTGCAGAATGACACTGTCTTCTTGAACACGCGGGGCTTGTACGACGTGGTCAGTGTGCTGCGGATCGCGTGGACCCCCAGCTTGAACATCGGCTGCTGCATAGAGAACGTGCTTCTGCGGCAGAACCTGACTGTCGGCAGCCAAACAG GAAACAACATCGGAGAGAGAGACAAGATCACAGAGAATCCAGTCAGTACCCGCGAGAAGACCGAGGTCACGTGGAGCGTCCTGGCTGTCCTGTGCCTGCTTGTGGCCGTGGCGGTGGCCATAGGCTGGGTGTGCAGGGACCGATGGCTCCGCCGCAGCTATGCAG
- the ICOSLG gene encoding ICOS ligand isoform X2: MRLGSPGLLLLLFSSLRADTQEKEVRAMVGSDVELSCACPEGSRFDLNDVYVYWQTSESKTVVTYHIPQNSSLDNVDSHYRNRALMSPAGMQRGDFSLRLFNVTPQDEQKFHCLVLSQSLGFQEVLSVVVTLHVAANFSVPVVSAPHSPSQDELTFTCTSINGYPRPNVYWINKTDNSLLDQALQNDTVFLNTRGLYDVVSVLRIAWTPSLNIGCCIENVLLRQNLTVGSQTGNNIGERDKITENPVSTREKTEVTWSVLAVLCLLVAVAVAIGWVCRDRWLRRSYAGVWAVRPEPELAGHV, from the exons ATGCGGCTGGGCAG TCCTGGACTGCTCCTCCTGCTCTTCAGCAGCCTTCGAGCCG ATACTCAGGAGAAGGAAGTCAGAGCGATGGTGGGCAGCGACGTGGAGCTCAGCTGCGCGTGCCCCGAAGGAAGCCGTTTTGATTTAAATGACGTTTACGTATACTGGCAAACCAGCGAGTCGAAAACCGTGGTGACTTACCACATCCCGCAGAACAGCTCCTTGGACAACGTGGACAGCCACTACCGGAACCGGGCCCTGATGTCACCGGCCGGCATGCAGCGGGGCGACTTCTCCCTACGCTTGTTCAACGTCACCCCCCAGGATGAGCAGAAGTTTCACTGCCTGGTGTTGAGCCAATCCCTGGGATTCCAGGAGGTGCTGAGCGTTGTGGTCACACTGCATGTGGCAG caaacttcagCGTGCCTGTTGTCAGCGCCCCCCACAGCCCCTCCCAGGATGAGCTCACCTTCACGTGTACATCCATAAACGGCTACCCCAGGCCCAACGTGTATTGGATCAACAAGACGGACAACAGCCTGCTGGACCAGGCTCTGCAGAATGACACTGTCTTCTTGAACACGCGGGGCTTGTACGACGTGGTCAGTGTGCTGCGGATCGCGTGGACCCCCAGCTTGAACATCGGCTGCTGCATAGAGAACGTGCTTCTGCGGCAGAACCTGACTGTCGGCAGCCAAACAG GAAACAACATCGGAGAGAGAGACAAGATCACAGAGAATCCAGTCAGTACCCGCGAGAAGACCGAGGTCACGTGGAGCGTCCTGGCTGTCCTGTGCCTGCTTGTGGCCGTGGCGGTGGCCATAGGCTGGGTGTGCAGGGACCGATGGCTCCGCCGCAGCTATGCAG
- the ICOSLG gene encoding ICOS ligand isoform X1, producing MRLGSPGLLLLLFSSLRADTQEKEVRAMVGSDVELSCACPEGSRFDLNDVYVYWQTSESKTVVTYHIPQNSSLDNVDSHYRNRALMSPAGMQRGDFSLRLFNVTPQDEQKFHCLVLSQSLGFQEVLSVVVTLHVAANFSVPVVSAPHSPSQDELTFTCTSINGYPRPNVYWINKTDNSLLDQALQNDTVFLNTRGLYDVVSVLRIAWTPSLNIGCCIENVLLRQNLTVGSQTGNNIGERDKITENPVSTREKTEVTWSVLAVLCLLVAVAVAIGWVCRDRWLRRSYAGVWAVRPEPELAGQVSPSR from the exons ATGCGGCTGGGCAG TCCTGGACTGCTCCTCCTGCTCTTCAGCAGCCTTCGAGCCG ATACTCAGGAGAAGGAAGTCAGAGCGATGGTGGGCAGCGACGTGGAGCTCAGCTGCGCGTGCCCCGAAGGAAGCCGTTTTGATTTAAATGACGTTTACGTATACTGGCAAACCAGCGAGTCGAAAACCGTGGTGACTTACCACATCCCGCAGAACAGCTCCTTGGACAACGTGGACAGCCACTACCGGAACCGGGCCCTGATGTCACCGGCCGGCATGCAGCGGGGCGACTTCTCCCTACGCTTGTTCAACGTCACCCCCCAGGATGAGCAGAAGTTTCACTGCCTGGTGTTGAGCCAATCCCTGGGATTCCAGGAGGTGCTGAGCGTTGTGGTCACACTGCATGTGGCAG caaacttcagCGTGCCTGTTGTCAGCGCCCCCCACAGCCCCTCCCAGGATGAGCTCACCTTCACGTGTACATCCATAAACGGCTACCCCAGGCCCAACGTGTATTGGATCAACAAGACGGACAACAGCCTGCTGGACCAGGCTCTGCAGAATGACACTGTCTTCTTGAACACGCGGGGCTTGTACGACGTGGTCAGTGTGCTGCGGATCGCGTGGACCCCCAGCTTGAACATCGGCTGCTGCATAGAGAACGTGCTTCTGCGGCAGAACCTGACTGTCGGCAGCCAAACAG GAAACAACATCGGAGAGAGAGACAAGATCACAGAGAATCCAGTCAGTACCCGCGAGAAGACCGAGGTCACGTGGAGCGTCCTGGCTGTCCTGTGCCTGCTTGTGGCCGTGGCGGTGGCCATAGGCTGGGTGTGCAGGGACCGATGGCTCCGCCGCAGCTATGCAG
- the DNMT3L gene encoding DNA (cytosine-5)-methyltransferase 3-like isoform X2 — translation MAAIPALDPEAEPSMDVILVGSSELSSPVSHGEGRDLIAYEVKVNQRNIEDICLCCGSLQVHTKHPLFEGGICAPCKDKFLDALFLYDDDGYQSYCSICCSGETLLICGNPDCTRCYCFECVDSLVGPGTSGKVHAMSNWVCFLCLPFSRSGLLQRRRKWRSQLKAFYDRESESPLEMFETVPVWRREPVRVLTLFEDIKKELTSLGFLESGSDPGQLKHLDDVTDTVRKDVEEWGPFDLLYGATPPLGHTCDHPPSWYLFQFHRLLQYARPGAGSPRPFFWMFVDNLVLNKEDQDVASRFLEMEPTTIPDVRGGSLQNAVRVWSNIPAIRSRQWALVSEEELSLLTQNRQSSKLAAKWPTKLVKNCFLPLREYFKYFSTELTSSL, via the exons ATGGCGGCCATCCCAGCCCTGGACCCGGAGGCCGAGCCCAGCATGGACGTGATCTTGGTGGGATCCAGTGAGCTCTCAAGCCCCGTTTCGCACGGGGAAGGCAGAG ATCTGATTGCATATGAAGTCAAGGTCAACCAGCGAAATATAGAAG ACATCTGTCTCTGCTGCGGAAGTCTCCAGGTTCACACGAAGCACCCTCTGTTTGAGGGAGGGATATGCGCCCCGTGTAAG GACAAGTTCCTGGATGCCCTCTTCCTGTACGACGATGACGGGTACCAATCCTACTGCTCCATCTGCTGCTCCGGAGAGACGCTGCTCATCTGCGGAAACCCCGATTGCACCCG ATGCTACTGCTTTGAGTGTGTGGATAGCCTGGTCGGCCCCGGGACCTCGGGGAAGGTGCATGCCATGAGCAACTGGGTGTGCTTCCTGTGCCTGCCCTTCTCCCGAAGCGGGCTGCTGCAACGCCGGAGGAAGTGGCGCAGTCAGCTCAAGGCCTTCTACGACCGAGAGTCG GAGAGTCCCCTTGAGATGTTTGAAACTGTGCCTGTGTGGAGGAGAGAGCCGGTCCGGGTGCTGACTCTTTTTGAAGACATCAAGAAag AGCTGACGAGTTTGGGCTTTTTGGAAAGCGGTTCTGACCCGGGACAGCTGAAGCATCTGGATGATGTCACAGACACAGTGAGGAAGGAT GTGGAGGAGTGGGGGCCCTTCGATCTCCTGTACGGCGCCACACCTCCCCTGGGCCACACCTGCGACCATCCTCCCA GCTGGTACCTGTTCCAGTTCCACCGGCTCCTGCAGTACGCGCGGCCCGGGGCAGGCAGCCCCAGACCCTTCTTCTGGATGTTCGTGGACAATCTGGTACTGAACAAAGAAGACCAGGACGTCGCGTCTCGCTTCCTGGAG atGGAGCCCACCACCATCCCAGATGTCCGCGGCGGATCCCTACAGAATGCTGTCCGCGTGTGGAGCAACATTCCGGCCATAAGGAG CAGGCAGTGGGCTCTGGTTTCGGAAGAAGAATTGTCCCTGCTGACTCAGAACAGGCAGAGCTCGAAGCTCGCGGCCAAGTGGCCCACCAAGCTGGTGAAGAACTGCTTTCTCCCCCTAAGAGaatatttcaagtatttttcaaCCGAACTCACTTCCTCTTTATAA
- the DNMT3L gene encoding DNA (cytosine-5)-methyltransferase 3-like isoform X1, whose amino-acid sequence MAAIPALDPEAEPSMDVILVGSSELSSPVSHGEGRDLIAYEVKVNQRNIEDICLCCGSLQVHTKHPLFEGGICAPCKDKFLDALFLYDDDGYQSYCSICCSGETLLICGNPDCTRCYCFECVDSLVGPGTSGKVHAMSNWVCFLCLPFSRSGLLQRRRKWRSQLKAFYDRESESPLEMFETVPVWRREPVRVLTLFEDIKKELTSLGFLESGSDPGQLKHLDDVTDTVRKDVEEWGPFDLLYGATPPLGHTCDHPPSWYLFQFHRLLQYARPGAGSPRPFFWMFVDNLVLNKEDQDVASRFLEMEPTTIPDVRGGSLQNAVRVWSNIPAIRSSRQWALVSEEELSLLTQNRQSSKLAAKWPTKLVKNCFLPLREYFKYFSTELTSSL is encoded by the exons ATGGCGGCCATCCCAGCCCTGGACCCGGAGGCCGAGCCCAGCATGGACGTGATCTTGGTGGGATCCAGTGAGCTCTCAAGCCCCGTTTCGCACGGGGAAGGCAGAG ATCTGATTGCATATGAAGTCAAGGTCAACCAGCGAAATATAGAAG ACATCTGTCTCTGCTGCGGAAGTCTCCAGGTTCACACGAAGCACCCTCTGTTTGAGGGAGGGATATGCGCCCCGTGTAAG GACAAGTTCCTGGATGCCCTCTTCCTGTACGACGATGACGGGTACCAATCCTACTGCTCCATCTGCTGCTCCGGAGAGACGCTGCTCATCTGCGGAAACCCCGATTGCACCCG ATGCTACTGCTTTGAGTGTGTGGATAGCCTGGTCGGCCCCGGGACCTCGGGGAAGGTGCATGCCATGAGCAACTGGGTGTGCTTCCTGTGCCTGCCCTTCTCCCGAAGCGGGCTGCTGCAACGCCGGAGGAAGTGGCGCAGTCAGCTCAAGGCCTTCTACGACCGAGAGTCG GAGAGTCCCCTTGAGATGTTTGAAACTGTGCCTGTGTGGAGGAGAGAGCCGGTCCGGGTGCTGACTCTTTTTGAAGACATCAAGAAag AGCTGACGAGTTTGGGCTTTTTGGAAAGCGGTTCTGACCCGGGACAGCTGAAGCATCTGGATGATGTCACAGACACAGTGAGGAAGGAT GTGGAGGAGTGGGGGCCCTTCGATCTCCTGTACGGCGCCACACCTCCCCTGGGCCACACCTGCGACCATCCTCCCA GCTGGTACCTGTTCCAGTTCCACCGGCTCCTGCAGTACGCGCGGCCCGGGGCAGGCAGCCCCAGACCCTTCTTCTGGATGTTCGTGGACAATCTGGTACTGAACAAAGAAGACCAGGACGTCGCGTCTCGCTTCCTGGAG atGGAGCCCACCACCATCCCAGATGTCCGCGGCGGATCCCTACAGAATGCTGTCCGCGTGTGGAGCAACATTCCGGCCATAAGGAG cAGCAGGCAGTGGGCTCTGGTTTCGGAAGAAGAATTGTCCCTGCTGACTCAGAACAGGCAGAGCTCGAAGCTCGCGGCCAAGTGGCCCACCAAGCTGGTGAAGAACTGCTTTCTCCCCCTAAGAGaatatttcaagtatttttcaaCCGAACTCACTTCCTCTTTATAA